The window tatgtttaacatatattggattgcttgcagtctaggagaggggattggcagaaaggagggagaaaaatttggaacattaggttttgcaaggattaatgttgaaaactatctgcatattttgaaaataaaaagctattattaaattaaaaaaaaaaacaaaaaagaaaaaactgtgccaaaagaaattataaatattgaaaattcaaAAAGTTATATGATATAGAATGAAGTATACATAATTAGACTATACCCGACAATAATGTAacaagaaacaacaataaaagtttcCTAATTGTAATGTCTATACAAACAATGTATATAACATAAGTTCCTTCCCTTAGAAAAAAAGAGTAGTATTTTGAACACAGAATATTATAAAAGTGTctgattaattgtttttcttttaaaagcaaaGATTCAATGGGTTGGGAGGGAATGAGAAGTGGAAAAGAGGAACTGATTGTAATGTAACCACAAAAGGGATCAATTTTTAAGAAGTTCTATTGGGAGATatgttctaaatctttttttgtttgttttattaaaactttttatttttcaaaacatatgcatggacaattcttcaacattagcccttgcaaaaccttgtgttccaattttctccccttctcccatgccctcccctagatggcaagtagtgcaatatattttgaacatggtagaaataaatatatgttaaatccaatatatgcatacatatttatacaattattgtgcttcaataagaaaaatcaaatcacaccagtttaaaaaaaaaaaaaaagaaaatgcaagcaaacaacaacaaaaagaatgaaaatactatgttgtcaaccacactcagttcccatagtcctctctttgggtgtagatggttctcttcgtcactgaacaattggaactggtttgaatcatctcattgttgaagagagccacatccatcagaactgatcatcctattatcttcttgttgccatgtataatctcctggttctgctcatttcacttggcatcagttcatgtaagtctctccagtcctctctgaaatcatcctgttggtcgtttcttttgtctaaatcttttaaatttgttgATGAAGCTAACACATTTCAACGTTTTTGTATATGACAAAATCTAAATGAACTTGACAGTGTTACAACTTAACCCATAAAATTGACAGTATAATCAAAGAAATGGTCCCTTTATCAATTTTCTACACAACCCAATCCCATCTCTCTCTACCCTCTCCTACACACAACAGAAAAAGAATCTGAATACATAATATTTCAGCAACTCAACTGATATGAAAATTTTACTTGGAGCACTAGGATTGATTACTGCTAACTCCTCTATTTATCATAATTCCTCCTCATTTATACATATAACCTTTGatattcctctcttctctttcattgtATGGATGTTTTCTTAGATAGATGTTTCAATTCTATCCAGCTTAGAATCTGGGACCTAAGCTTCCCAGAAGCCTTTCCACTCCCCTCCACCTCTGCCCATCATTTCCTCTTTTAGACCCTTCTGCTTACTTTCATTTACTATGTACACACTCCTGGAgacaaaaagaccaaaaaacatTTCCAAAGACCTGCTCTACATTTCCACTGCTACTAACTTAGCTTGGGGACAAATTCTCTGGTCTGGCTACTGTAATCTCTGAACTAATTTCCCCATCTTAAGCTCTTTCCTACTTCCCCTAggccccaacatgattcattttACACACTAAAAACCAGGTAAATATCCCACAAgcagttttgattatattattccTTGCTTAGAAGGCTTTATATAGCTCCCCACCATCTAATGAATAAAGTTCAAAAAGCTTAAAATTCAAGGCACTCTATCAtctacttttcttatttcctatgaCTGCTATCCCTCCAGCCaaattatatttgtcatttctaactAAACTTTGTGCTTTCCCATTTCCAAACCTTTTCTCATACAGCTCATTCTATCTGCAATGTACTTCTACAACTTTTTTCATAAAGGACAGTCTAATTTTCCCAGCTGAAAATGTTTCCAAGATAGTTTGCTGGCCAGAAGTTACAAAAAGGCACATTCAGGGTTAATGGtatgaaaaacttcctaacaaaacTTTTCTAAACTGGATTGAGCTGCCAAGAATTGATGAATTCCCAATCTTATTTTTTCTGGTATTATATTTGTGTacacattttatttctccaaCAAAGTTTTAAGACTACTGAGGGTAAGAAacatgtttgatttttctttgtatcctctccTCAGCATTGTAGATTGCTCGCACACACAAGACCCTCCAAAAATATGTACTTAGTCTAATCTCACAATCCCATATGAGAGCTTTTCCTACCTAAAATCATAGAAGTCTGCAAATTCCAGGGCAGCATCTCCTTCGGTGAAGAGTTTACAATGGCTTTTGTCATTCATATGAGCCTGCACAGCTTCCGTAGAGTAGAAGGATTTCCCTTTCTCATTGCACCACAAACAAATCTTCCCTACACCAACTTTCTcccctggaaaagaaaaaatgtttgggaagaaaagtaaaaaggaccTTTTGGGGCAAACATTTTGATATTTAACTGCCTCAAAGATAACAATCATGTTTGTGGTATCGACAaacaatacatattaaaaagCTTGGTAATAGAGAATTAAAAATCTATGTAAAACAAGAGTTAAGTCTGATGCATGTGAAAACAGATCATCCTACTTCCCTACCATCCAGCCCCAcacaagttattttctttttcaagaaaaaatgattgaactTACCCAAATATTTAATCAGTCCCCTAAGATCAGAAAGGTATTCTATATCAGGGATAAAAAAACTATGAAACTTTGTCATGTGAGCCACATTCTTCATGAGTGAGCTCGAGTGATGAGAACAAAACAAGCAGTCTGTTACAAGAATAGCCCCAGGAGGTGGGTTTTCAGTAACGTCATCAACTTCATCTTGTTCTTCAGCACCTTCAGAGTCCATCTCTTCATCTGAATCAATATCTTCCCAATCTTCaaatcagaataaaaacaaagCCAATTTTAGAAATGCAGTAATGAAAACCATAGCTATTGTCTCTATCATTCACAAAAGTAACTTAACATAATACATGTTTTTTCAGGCAGCCAgtagacctgtgttcaaatacccacctctaacatttattatctttgaaGCTTAGAACAAACCTGGCAAGACCTAATGGATCACAGATCATTCTCTTCCCCAAATAGATGAAACCAGTTCCTTTATTATACTCCAAGAAACTGAGTGCACACAAAGTATATTCACTGAGGcaacttattttataaagaaagaatggTATTTtattgtagtggctagaaactggaaaatgaatggatgcccatcaattggagaatggttgagtaaattgtggtatatgaatgttatggaatattattgttctgtaagaaatgaccaacaggacgaatacagagaggattggcgagactcacatgatctgatgctgagtgaaatgagcagaaccaggagatcattatgtacctcaacaacgatactgtatgaggatgtaatctgatggaagtggatttcttcaacaaagacaagatctaactcagttccaattgatcaaagatggacagaagcagctacacccaaagaaagaacactaggaaatgaatgtaaactgcttgcatttttgttcttctttctgggttatttataccttctaaatccaattctccctgagcaacaagagaactgttcggttctgcacacatatattgtatccaagatctactgtaacctatttaacatgcataggactgcttgctgtctgggggagggggtggagggagggagaggaaaaatcggaacataagtgagtgcaagggataatgttgtaaaaaattaccctggcatgggttctgtcaataaaaaggtattcaaaataaataaataaataaaaataaagagcggtatcataattatcatcaaaccacaaaaaaaaaaaaatggtattttatcTCCCAATTTAAAGTTATATATGTATGGCATAATATCTATGAGAAATAACAGCATCTCATAGAGAACTTATCTATCCTGTTTTCTATTAAGAAGCCATCTGTATTGCAAACTTAAAGACCCTGATTTATGATTtactttcattaattcattcttgATTAATTCACAAATTCAAACTATCAGTTCCTTTGCACATCTGAGAACTTGGCATGGTAGGCcaccaacaaatatttaagttaaTCTACATATGTAAAAGTCCTTGGgacacctcaaaaaaaaaaaaaggtatagaaTCActtagtactttacaaatgtcaaTCCATGAAAAAGTCATAGCAGCTTTCATTTGCATAGTACCTTCAGATCATTTCATGGTCTGAACATTACAAATTTTATAATCCACCCTTCTCCCCAACCAAATCGGAATGTTAGCTTATAAAAATTAACAAGTAGAAGGCTCAAATTCCATTTGGAATAATCAGATTTGcagaaagaagaattttgaatGCCTAACTTCATGACTTGGATAAAATGAACATTATTTCCCTGGCACATGCCACTCACAATGAAGTGGCCCAGGCTCAGATGAAACTTGCcacaaatgggggaaaatattaaaagtacAGGTATCACTGAAGTAATTAGCAACAGCAGTCTCGTGATTACACAGGAAAATTTTGTTGAGTCACTTCAAAATGTCCAACTCTCCCTGACTTcgtttggtaaaaaaaaaacccttctcctgctcattttacagatttctaGGAGCTGAAACAAAacggagtaagtgacttgcccagagtcgtTCAGCTCCTAGGTATGTGAGATCCAAATTTcatgaactcaagtcctcctgactccaggccaggcaatctactcactgcaccacctaaaAGCCCAATCATTTAAATGCTAAGGACCATGCAAGCTCAGCTTACCATTTCTGAAAAAGTCAATCAGCGTTAACATATTTTGCATCTTGTACCACTCTGGCAGTCCAGTGAAGCCTATGTGGCCTTTTTCATAATAACGCCCTTAAATGCATAAGTAGAATCACAAAAGAAATCTACTACATAAAAGGTTATCAAaatgttctttgaaaaaaaaacaacgtTACAGACTCCAGGTTAAGCACTCGGTTTTTTTCTGTCCTCTACTCCCACAAACAGAAATGTTGCTACCATTACAAAACTCTGAATTCTGAAAGTTAAACCAAAGGCACAGGAACCGTacaagtttttttaaaagctcattaCCATCCCCTTCCAcgtcctcatcttcctcctcactccctccctgcTGCTTGGCGAACTTCTTTGCCTGCTGTTCAAACCACTGTAGTCGGGGCGCCTTCTCAGCGGGGTCCCTGTCCTGGAACTGAGGTCCGCCTGCAGCTGACGCCCGGCTCTTGGACACCCCGGGAACCGGTCCTACTTTTCGCGGGGACATAGAAGGCTGGGCTTTGATGGCCTGCTGGATGGCCGAGTTCATGGCATCCTTGTCTAGGCCGTCGGGGGCCAGCCCCTTCTCCAAGTTCTTCTCGTTTAACATCTCGACTTTCCTGCTCACGGCCTGGACAGCCTTCTTTTCCAGATCCAAGTGCCTGCGGGACTTGAGGTGGTTCTCGTAGGCATTGAAGGTGGCAAACTTTTTGCTGCAAACGGTGCAGTAGGTGGCGGTGCCTTTGCTCTCTTCCTCCGCCACGGCCCGCTGCGCCAGGACCCGCTCCTGGAAGTTCTCGGCCGTAACCGGGGCCATGTCGGCCACCTTCCGCTTCAGGTTGTAGCGGTGCCAGTCGCTCTTGTAGTGGGCGCGCTGAATGTCCGCGTCCTTGAACGCCACCCGGCAGGTGATGCACGTATACGACGCCATCGCGAGACCGACTCGGAGGGCTCCGGTGCCACGGCTCCGCCCCAGTCCGAAGCGGCCACCAACCTAACCACGCTAAGGCCGGGGAGCCGGCCAGCCGAACTCACCACGGGCCTGAGGTTGAAACTTCCTGCTTCCGCCGGAAGCCGGCGATCCTTGTCAGGAAGTTTCACCTAAAACGGAAATATTCAGGGCCAGCTTGTAGCGGATTGGGTGGATTCGGTGGCAGTCAGTGGCTGTAGCTCCGTCCCCTGACACGTGTTTCCAGGACGCTGAGGACGTTTCCTGCCTCTGCTTCTCCAGCCTTTAcaaactttttctgttttctctgctcGATTTTTCGGCCTTAGGTGACTAATACAGCGTCTACATGGAACTGATGGAGGCCCACGTAAAGGACAATATTATGTCAATGCATAGAGGAAGGAACTTAAGGGGATATGATGAAGACTCTGAAGCGGGAGAAGATAGAGAGGAAATTTAATAGgggcaaatgtaaaaaaaaaaaaaaaagtcaataaacattacaCATCTATCCTGTACCTGTGCTAAacgctggagatacaaagacgcCTGATAAGGGAGAAACAAACTCTCAGCGTGGGTCGCTGCTGATGTAGAAGCGCCGAGGGCCGCGAGATAGCGTTGGAGTGGTGCCACAAACCTAATGGCTGGCTAATTTATCACCAGTCAGGCCTTTTTGTGTTGCCTTCGTTTTGTTTCACTTAGaaggcatttattttcttttgcaattgttACACTAACGAAAAAAAAGTCTTGCCAAATCATTGCAACGAATATTGCCTAGTCAAGCAAAGCAGAATCTACAATTCAAGGTGTCCAGAAATGTTTCAGTCTTCATATTGGGTCCGGTAGCATTGGAAGATGCTCTAGTGATAGTGTTCTATAATTCCTCTCTGACTTTCTGTACTATCTAGCGGCAAAGAGAAAGAGCTATTTCCTACTCATCTTcatcagcaaataaataaataaataagaaagatgctCTAGTGATAGTGTTCTATAATTCCTCTCTGACTTTCTGTACTATCTAGCGGCAAAGAGAAAGAGCTATTTCCTACTCATCttcatcaataaataaataaataaataagaaagatgctCTAGTGATAGTGTTCTATAATTCCTCTCTGACTTTCTGTACTATCTAGCGGCAAAGAGAAAGAGCTATTTCCTACTCATCTtcatcactaaataaataaataaataagaaagatgctCTAGTGATAGTGTTCTATAATTCCTCTCTGACTTTCTGTACTATCTAGCGGCAAAGAGAAAGAGCTATTTCCTACTCATCTtcatcactaaataaataaataaataagaaagatgctCTAGTGATAGTGTTCTATAATTCCTCTCTGACTTTCTGTACTATCTAGCGGCAAAGAGAAAGAGCTATTTCCTACTCATCTtcatcactaaataaataaataaaaaagaaagatgctcTAGTGATAGTGTTCTATAATTCCTCTCTGACTTTCTGTAACTATCTAGTGGCAAAGAGAAAGAGCTATTTCCTACTCATCTtcatcactaaataaataaataaataagaaagatgctCTAGTGATAGTGTTCTATAATTCCTCTCTGACTTTCTGTACTATCTAGCGGCAAAGAGAAAGAGCTATTTCCTACTCATCTTCatcactaaataaataagaaagatgctCTAGTGATAGTGTTCTATAATTCCTCTCTGACTTTCTGTACTATCTAGCGGCAAAGAGAAAGAGCTATTTCCTACTCATCTTcatcagcaaataaataaataaataaggaagatgCTCTAGTGATAGTGTTCTATAATTCCTCTCTGACTTTCTGTACTATCTAGTGGCAAAGAGAAAGAGCTATTTCCTACTCATCTtcatcactaaataaataaataaataagaaagatgctCTAGTGATAGTGTTCTATAATTCCTCTGACTTTCTATACTATCTAGTGGCAAAGAGAAAGAGCTATTTCCTACTCATCTtcatcactaaataaataaataaaaaggaagatgcTCTACGATAGTGTTCTATAATTCCTCTCTGACTTTCTATACTACCTAGTGGCAAAGAGAAAGAGCTATTTCCTACTCATCTtcatcactaaataaataataaggaagATGCTCTAGTGATAGTGTTCTATAATTCCTCTCTGACTTTCTATACTATCTAGTGGCAAAGAGAAAGAGCTATTTCCTACTCATCTtcatcactaaataaataaataaataagaaagatgctCTAGTGATAGTGTTCTATAATTCCTCTCTGACTTTCTGTACTATCTAGCGGCAAAGAGAAAGAGCTATTTCTACCATCTtcatcactaaataaataaataaataagaaagatgctCTAAGGATAGTGTTCTATAATTCCTCTCTGACTTTCTGTACTATCTAGTGGCAAAGAGAAAGAGCTATTTCCTACTCATCTtcatcactaaataaataaataaataagaaagatgctCTAGTGATAGTGTTCTATAATTCCTCTCTGACTTTCTGTACTATCTAGCGGCAAAGAGAAAGAGCTATTTCCTACTCATCTtcatcactaaataaataataaggaagATGCTCTAGTGATAGTGTTCTATAATTCCTCTCTGACTTTCTGTACTATCTAGCGGCAAAGAGAAAGAGCTATTTCCTACTCATCTtcatcactaaataaataaataaaaaaggaagatgctCTAGTGATAGTGTTCTATAATTCCTCTCTGACTTTCTATACTATCTAGTGGCAAAGAGAAAGAGCTATTTCCTACTCATCTtcatcactaaataaataaataaaaaaggaagatgctCTACTGATAGTGTTCTATAATTCCTCTGACTTTCTATACTATCTAGTGgcaaagagaaagaactatttcCTACTCATCTtcatcactaaataaataaataaaggaagatgCTCTACTGATAGTGTTCTATAATTCCTCTCTGACTTTCTATACTATCTAGTGGCAAAGAGAAAGAGCTATTTCCTACTCATCTtcatcactaaataaataaataaaaaaggaagatgctCTAGTGATAGTGTTCTATAATTCCTCTCTGACTTTCTATACTATCTAGTGGCAAAGAGAAAGAGCTATTTCCTACTCATCTtcatcactaaataaataaataaaaaaggaagatgctCTAGTGATAATGTTCTATAATTCCTCTCTGACTTTCTGTACTATCTAGTGGCAAAGAGAAAGAgctatttccttctcatcttcatcactaaataaataaaggaagatgCTCTACTGATAGTGTTCTATAATTCCTCTCTGACTTTCTATACTATCTAGTGGCAAAGAGAAAGAGCTATTTCCTACTCATCTtcatcactaaataaataaataaataagaaagatgctCTAGTGATAGTGTTCTATAATTCCTCTCTGACTTTCTGTACTATCTAGCGGCAAAGAGAAAGAGCTATTTTCTACTCATCTTCATcactaaataaagaaaaaaaaaaaggaagatgctCTAGTGAGAGTGTTTTTAGGCccccaaagaaagaggaaaagttgtATCTCTGCTTCTCCTCTCCCTGATTCTTGGACAAATTTTATCTTCTCCCCGGCTCATTCTCCTTTGCAAAGTGAGTATACTATTTATGCCATAGAATTGTTCTGagaaaattgttttgttcattcaaACAAACATTTCATTATTGATTCGATTTGTGATTTCAAAGGTTTCGATTATAAAACTCCTATCTATGCATGTTGGGCACCCTCCAGTCTGCTTTAGTTTCCAAAGCATTTTGCTTACATCAACCAAGTGATGTGTGTATTCTAAGCagcatttatttccattttactgggAATTTGCAAATAGAACATCAACTTATTTATTTGAAGTCATTACTCAATCTGCCGCCAtcaaaatcatcaacattttggGCTTTGATTTCACTGATGACAGTAAATCAGGCTGGACTCTTTTTTCCCACATAGGCAAGTATAGAATCTATAGAAAAATATCCTGCATCTACATGAAATGATAACGTTAATGGCCAGAATTTGTGTAGTTTAGGGCCACTAGGCGGCGCAGTGGATAGTGGTGGACAAGACTCAACTTCTTGAGTTCCAACGTAGCCTCAGGCGTGTAATAGGCCCAGGATAGTCAAATAGAGTTGTCCAGGGCTGAAAAACGGATTGATAAACTAtctatccccagtacttagtGGTGTCTGGGACTTATAAGCACTTTAtgattgttgagtagctctgtaaCCTCTCATCTTAGTTTCCACACTTAAAACAGgctaataacagcatctattttAGAACATTACTAGTGGATATTGAATTTAACTATTTATCAGATTAATGATTTATGTTTTACAATCATGTTATGTGAATATTTTGTGTctgtattatttaattatatttgcaATTATTGATACTTAAATCCAACACGCAAAATATTAGGGaaaagttgaataaattgtgataccatcatgtaaaacaaacaaacaaaaaaaagcaccTATTTTGCAAAGTTTGAGGGATCCAATGAGATGCCTGTGTTCTCCAAATccaaaagcactatataaatgctggctattataaTAGGACTAATACACAGGGCTCCACCCAATCTCCCCATACTTAGAATGCATTTTCTCTTCACCTTTGCTGTTTAGAATCTTTTCCCtaaatgtggtgttcttttcttttctataacatATGAGcgctctctgggagcaggtttcctcGGGGgcggttttctggaggcagccttagtttcggttcagagtaataacCACTCCAAatgtagccaggtgttaaagtagttctttattgtttcttccaaaatagcccagttagctttctttggttccaagcactcttcagcctctctctgaatcttggttctgcccaactgcccattagcttctcaatctccgtGTCAATCTTGggaagtgacttctggctctagctcaactccaacttgTGGCTTCTTCTGAATTGACtaactgaagctctaagagctgcttctatatgatctcttaaaggggTGAAcacaaaggttgactcctcctctgagagagtgggattgtgggtttctgatttgtgaatctcccaaacttgtgaacccCAACatgtgagccaatgtgtgaactctcaaaggtacaaacacaagcattgtttctatcaatattagtgacttaacaccttgtaaggatttgctctaaggtgtaaatcaataagcattgtatcaattccattgagttaacactaggattctaacacctCAAAGCTCAACTCACTGCTGTCTTCCAAGCAACAGAAAGCACTTGAACTAGTATCTGTCTACCCCAAGCCACACCAtcactttatattttgaatttcattatgtatattttgtatttcttccaa of the Sarcophilus harrisii chromosome 1, mSarHar1.11, whole genome shotgun sequence genome contains:
- the ZNF622 gene encoding zinc finger protein 622, which encodes MASYTCITCRVAFKDADIQRAHYKSDWHRYNLKRKVADMAPVTAENFQERVLAQRAVAEEESKGTATYCTVCSKKFATFNAYENHLKSRRHLDLEKKAVQAVSRKVEMLNEKNLEKGLAPDGLDKDAMNSAIQQAIKAQPSMSPRKVGPVPGVSKSRASAAGGPQFQDRDPAEKAPRLQWFEQQAKKFAKQQGGSEEEDEDVEGDDWEDIDSDEEMDSEGAEEQDEVDDVTENPPPGAILVTDCLFCSHHSSSLMKNVAHMTKFHSFFIPDIEYLSDLRGLIKYLGEKVGVGKICLWCNEKGKSFYSTEAVQAHMNDKSHCKLFTEGDAALEFADFYDFRSSYPDHKEGEDIDVSEELPSEKNLEYDDETMELILPSGARVGHRSLMRYYKQRFGLSRAITTAKNQKAVVKVLQQYRALGWTGSTGATLLRERDMQYVQRMKSKWMLKTGMSNNATKQMHYRAQVRF